One part of the Candidatus Hydrogenedentota bacterium genome encodes these proteins:
- the lon gene encoding endopeptidase La, which yields MSEQDSSQDQLPARGPHDFPDTFPVMGIPQHVVFPMSLAPLHLSEHEDKLLIEDVARGNRFVGLVLLRDPDGQKYSPENMHEIGCLCRLFQMQRTGDDINVVLQALKRFRIAGLVQRAPYLVVRTELLDDVRHAPEDIAPLATTVKMQMARLIAMSPNIPDGAAQVIENIDDPGFLADLVAGNLAISIEEKQRLLASADPKERLQRLTYLLARETELLEVSNKIHAQVKSTIDKGQREFFLRQQMKAIQDELGEGEKQRPEIQDYREKIQALALPEEARKEALRELDRLAGMHESSAEYHVITTYLDTIVELPWGRFTEDQLDIRRAENILNEDHYGLDKVKERILEYLAVRKLKPDAAGPILCFVGPPGVGKTSLGKSIARSLDREFTRMSLGGMRDEAEIRGHRKTYVGALPGRIVQNIRKVGSSNPVFMLDEIDKLGSDFRGDPSSALLEVLDPAQNDTFVDHYLNVPFDLSKVMFIATANVVDTIPWALRDRMEVIEIPGYTMDEKLAIAQRYLVPRQVEAHGLKPRQLAFQKGALRQIISGYTREAGVRNLEREIAHACRACARMFAGGRRKPVRIGPPEVREFLGAERVFYSTAEQTRIPGVAVGLAWTPTGGDILFIEATHMPGKGQLMLTGQLGDVMKESARAALSFLRAHGKPLRLQNIDFTELDIHLHVPAGAVPKDGPSAGVAMLTSLASLMTNKRVKSGLAMTGEITLRGLVLPVGGIKEKVLAAARARIKEVILPERNRNDLEDVPEDIRRKLSFHFVRQMNEVMRIALGLKFE from the coding sequence ATGAGCGAGCAAGATTCGTCTCAAGACCAGTTGCCCGCGCGCGGACCCCACGATTTCCCGGATACCTTTCCCGTGATGGGCATTCCCCAGCACGTCGTCTTCCCCATGTCCCTCGCTCCGCTTCACCTCTCCGAGCACGAAGACAAACTGCTCATCGAAGACGTCGCGCGAGGCAACCGCTTCGTCGGACTGGTGTTGTTGCGGGATCCCGACGGCCAGAAGTACAGCCCCGAGAACATGCACGAAATCGGCTGCCTCTGCCGCTTGTTCCAGATGCAGCGCACCGGCGACGATATCAACGTGGTGCTCCAGGCGCTCAAGCGGTTTCGTATCGCGGGCCTGGTGCAGCGCGCGCCTTATCTGGTCGTGCGCACGGAATTGCTCGATGATGTCCGGCACGCGCCCGAAGACATCGCGCCGCTCGCAACGACCGTAAAGATGCAAATGGCGCGGCTTATCGCGATGTCCCCCAATATTCCCGACGGCGCCGCGCAAGTGATTGAGAACATAGACGACCCGGGATTTCTCGCCGACCTCGTGGCGGGCAATCTGGCTATTTCCATCGAGGAAAAACAAAGACTGCTCGCCTCTGCAGACCCCAAGGAGCGGCTTCAGCGCCTGACCTACCTGCTCGCGCGGGAGACGGAACTGCTCGAGGTCTCCAACAAGATCCACGCGCAGGTCAAGAGCACCATAGACAAAGGCCAGCGCGAATTCTTCCTCCGCCAGCAAATGAAGGCGATTCAGGACGAACTGGGTGAGGGCGAGAAACAGCGTCCCGAAATCCAGGACTACCGTGAGAAGATCCAGGCGCTCGCATTGCCGGAAGAGGCGCGCAAAGAAGCCTTGCGCGAACTGGACCGTCTCGCCGGCATGCACGAATCGAGCGCCGAATATCATGTGATCACGACCTATCTCGACACCATCGTTGAATTGCCCTGGGGGCGTTTCACGGAAGACCAGCTCGATATCCGGCGCGCGGAGAACATACTGAATGAAGACCATTACGGTCTTGACAAGGTCAAGGAGCGCATTCTCGAGTATCTGGCCGTGCGCAAGCTAAAGCCGGACGCCGCCGGGCCCATTCTCTGTTTCGTGGGGCCGCCCGGCGTGGGCAAGACGTCTCTCGGCAAGTCGATTGCGCGTTCGCTCGACCGCGAATTCACCCGCATGTCTCTGGGAGGTATGCGCGACGAGGCGGAAATCCGCGGACACCGCAAGACCTATGTGGGCGCGCTTCCCGGCCGCATTGTCCAGAACATCCGTAAGGTCGGCTCGAGCAACCCCGTCTTCATGCTCGACGAAATTGACAAACTCGGCTCCGATTTCCGGGGCGACCCCTCCTCAGCGCTGCTCGAAGTGCTGGACCCCGCACAGAACGACACGTTCGTGGACCACTACCTGAACGTGCCCTTCGACCTGTCGAAAGTCATGTTTATTGCCACCGCCAACGTCGTCGACACGATTCCCTGGGCGTTGCGCGACCGTATGGAAGTCATCGAGATACCCGGCTATACCATGGACGAGAAACTCGCGATTGCCCAACGGTATCTCGTGCCGCGACAAGTGGAGGCGCACGGTCTTAAGCCCAGACAACTCGCGTTTCAGAAAGGCGCATTGCGCCAGATCATCAGCGGTTACACCCGCGAGGCGGGCGTGCGCAACCTCGAACGCGAGATCGCCCACGCGTGCCGCGCCTGCGCGCGCATGTTTGCCGGTGGCCGCCGCAAGCCCGTTCGCATCGGGCCGCCCGAGGTGCGCGAGTTCCTGGGCGCAGAACGGGTCTTCTACAGCACCGCGGAACAGACGCGCATCCCGGGCGTAGCCGTCGGTCTCGCATGGACGCCCACCGGCGGCGATATCCTCTTCATCGAAGCCACGCACATGCCCGGCAAGGGCCAGCTTATGCTCACCGGTCAATTGGGCGATGTCATGAAGGAATCGGCCCGCGCCGCGCTCAGTTTCCTGCGCGCGCACGGCAAGCCGCTCCGTCTGCAAAACATTGACTTCACCGAACTCGACATACACCTGCATGTGCCGGCAGGCGCCGTGCCCAAAGACGGCCCAAGCGCCGGTGTGGCCATGCTGACCTCCCTCGCTTCGTTGATGACGAACAAACGCGTGAAGAGCGGCCTGGCCATGACCGGCGAGATCACGCTGCGCGGCCTTGTGCTGCCCGTGGGCGGCATCAAGGAGAAAGTGCTTGCCGCGGCCCGCGCCAGGATAAAGGAAGTCATTCTCCCCGAGCGCAACCGCAACGACCTCGAAGACGTGCCGGAAGATATCCGCAGGAAGCTGTCTTTCCACTTTGTGCGCCAGATGAACGAGGTCATGCGCATCGCCTTGGGCCTGAAATTCGAGTAG
- a CDS encoding RbsD/FucU family protein, with protein MLKHRLLHPDILEALAAAGHGSRVLITDGNYPASTCVGENAALVYLNLSPGRLSVTEVLEVLLTAIEVEEAAVMTPGDGPEPAIFADFRKLLPGVPMTEYDRFEFYEEASEPETCLQIVTGERRLYANILLTVGVVGS; from the coding sequence TTGCTCAAGCACCGTCTGCTTCACCCCGACATCCTGGAAGCCCTTGCCGCCGCGGGACATGGGTCGCGCGTCCTCATTACCGACGGCAATTACCCGGCCAGCACCTGCGTCGGCGAGAACGCGGCGCTAGTCTATCTGAATCTCTCCCCCGGCAGACTCTCCGTCACCGAAGTGCTGGAAGTCTTGCTCACCGCCATTGAGGTCGAAGAAGCGGCGGTCATGACGCCCGGCGACGGCCCCGAACCGGCGATTTTCGCTGACTTCAGGAAGCTGCTCCCCGGCGTTCCAATGACAGAATATGACCGCTTCGAGTTTTATGAGGAAGCAAGCGAGCCTGAGACGTGTCTGCAGATCGTTACGGGAGAACGCCGCCTCTACGCGAATATCTTGTTGACGGTCGGCGTCGTGGGTTCGTGA
- a CDS encoding exo-alpha-sialidase yields MTAFACLLLLNAGLAQPMHEAELIFPFDPLHNHSSSIVETPDGDLLAVWFHGSGERSSDDVVLQGARRRAGEPVWSAPFLMADTPDLPDCNPVLFVDPRGTLWLFWVTIQNNEWGSALLKYRTATEYAAEGPPRWEWQDVIHCRPARLEEQFAALIEHAEDQLGPLLETVDWMKEEIEGIRQAPHDKLTRRLGWMTRVHPIMLSDSHMMLGLYSDVFNCSLAAFTRDWGHTWTFSEPILDPLVKHLGNIQPSFVRRSDGSIAAFMRDNGLPKYVRTAASKDGGITWGDHGWANIRNPGSSVECIALQNGHWLLLCNDTMEGRHRLTVFLSEDEGKTWPCSRSLEDFPPDSGGSASYPSLIQGRDGTIHGTYSYKDGQASGSTIKHVHFNEAWVQAGD; encoded by the coding sequence ATGACCGCATTTGCCTGCCTGTTGTTGTTGAACGCTGGTCTCGCCCAACCAATGCACGAAGCCGAACTCATTTTCCCCTTCGACCCGCTCCATAACCACTCCTCCAGCATCGTCGAAACGCCTGACGGCGACCTCCTTGCCGTGTGGTTCCACGGCAGCGGCGAACGCAGCAGCGATGACGTCGTTTTACAGGGGGCGCGCCGCAGGGCCGGCGAACCGGTCTGGTCCGCCCCGTTCCTCATGGCGGATACGCCTGACCTGCCCGACTGCAATCCCGTCTTGTTCGTCGACCCGCGGGGAACGCTATGGCTGTTCTGGGTCACGATCCAAAACAACGAATGGGGCAGCGCGCTGCTCAAATACCGCACGGCCACGGAGTACGCCGCGGAGGGTCCGCCACGATGGGAGTGGCAGGACGTCATCCATTGCCGCCCGGCGCGACTGGAGGAGCAATTCGCGGCTCTGATTGAACACGCGGAAGACCAGCTTGGCCCCCTGCTCGAGACTGTGGACTGGATGAAAGAAGAAATCGAGGGCATACGCCAGGCGCCGCACGACAAGCTAACGCGCCGCCTCGGCTGGATGACCCGTGTGCATCCCATCATGCTCTCCGATTCCCACATGATGCTCGGCCTTTACTCTGATGTCTTCAATTGCTCGCTGGCCGCGTTCACCAGGGATTGGGGCCATACCTGGACCTTCAGCGAACCCATACTCGACCCCCTCGTAAAGCACCTCGGCAACATCCAGCCCAGTTTCGTCCGCAGGTCTGATGGAAGCATTGCCGCCTTCATGCGCGACAACGGGTTGCCGAAATATGTGCGGACTGCCGCGTCAAAGGACGGCGGCATCACTTGGGGCGACCACGGATGGGCCAATATCCGTAATCCCGGCTCCAGTGTCGAATGCATAGCTCTTCAAAACGGCCATTGGCTGCTTCTTTGCAACGACACCATGGAAGGGCGCCACCGCCTCACGGTATTCCTTTCGGAAGATGAAGGAAAGACCTGGCCCTGTTCGCGCAGCCTCGAAGACTTCCCCCCCGACAGCGGGGGGTCCGCCTCCTATCCGTCCCTGATTCAAGGGCGCGATGGCACGATACATGGCACCTATTCCTACAAGGACGGCCAAGCCAGTGGTTCAACCATCAAGCATGTGCACTTCAATGAAGCTTGGGTGCAGGCAGGGGACTAA
- a CDS encoding DUF342 domain-containing protein: MLESAPTACQTPCGLQLRFSDDALEATVDCAVPAEGAGVLVPLLIEALERQGITDPAALTVAEQRLRAVAGRGCILAGVPILEGRAPVPPQDESVAWERDFFQEGYAIDPETGVIDYRERIARNSVVEGERLARVIPGQPGVDGVSLFGEPIPAAAPAPLRLHAGKNVRFDADEQAFYASGCGRIRVSDTEICVDDVLTIEGSIGLKSGNVRHPGMLIITENIESGSRVEASGDIEVHGYVEDAVIDCGGNLIVHGGITGGSGSRVRCGGSVQAKFLLNTTVEAMGDIVIGREIDNSVIRARGA; encoded by the coding sequence ATGCTTGAATCTGCGCCAACGGCTTGTCAGACGCCCTGCGGCCTTCAACTACGATTCTCTGATGATGCCCTTGAGGCAACCGTGGATTGTGCCGTGCCCGCGGAAGGCGCAGGTGTTCTTGTGCCATTACTCATCGAGGCACTGGAACGGCAGGGCATCACAGACCCCGCCGCACTGACGGTCGCGGAGCAGCGTCTTCGCGCCGTAGCCGGGAGGGGCTGCATTCTCGCGGGCGTCCCCATCCTTGAAGGCCGCGCGCCAGTCCCGCCGCAAGACGAATCCGTAGCGTGGGAACGGGATTTCTTTCAGGAAGGGTATGCGATAGACCCGGAAACGGGGGTCATCGATTACCGCGAGCGGATCGCCCGGAATTCCGTCGTGGAAGGGGAACGCCTCGCCCGGGTCATCCCCGGCCAGCCCGGCGTAGACGGTGTCAGTCTCTTCGGGGAACCGATACCGGCTGCCGCCCCGGCGCCGTTACGCCTGCATGCGGGGAAAAACGTCCGTTTCGACGCGGACGAACAGGCATTCTACGCAAGCGGCTGCGGGCGCATCCGTGTGAGCGACACCGAGATTTGCGTCGACGACGTCCTCACCATAGAAGGCAGCATCGGCTTGAAATCCGGGAACGTCCGGCATCCGGGCATGCTCATCATCACCGAGAATATCGAAAGCGGGTCGCGCGTCGAGGCCTCGGGCGACATCGAGGTTCATGGTTATGTCGAGGACGCCGTCATCGACTGCGGCGGCAATCTTATCGTGCACGGCGGAATCACGGGCGGGTCGGGCAGCCGGGTCCGCTGCGGCGGGTCTGTTCAGGCCAAGTTCCTGTTGAATACCACGGTGGAGGCAATGGGCGATATCGTAATCGGACGCGAAATAGACAACTCGGTCATTCGCGCGCGCGGCGC